The region CTAGCACGAGAAGTTTTCCAGGACAGAACGTCGTTTCGCGAGCCAGACCTGCGCAATCTCGTGAACCAGTATTTTGAGAGGTTGGAGAACCGTTTGGGCCACGACGCAGCTAAAAAGATCCTGGAGGCTGTGCGGATGATGCAGTTTGCGGCTTTGCGCGGAGAAGGTGAAGACAAAGATCGGGACGCCAAAGCCGTACAACTTATCTACGACGCTCCAAACCGAATCGCCCACTTTGTGGAAACTGACGAATCGGATGAACGCGTATGGAAGCAACAGACAGCGGCCCTTCAACTGCCTGACTTAATTGCCCGGCGAAAGCGGCTGCGGACGCTGCGCAATGAGCTGGCTCAACGGGTGGTGGAAATTCCGCGGCAACACACATATCAAACCGAACCAGATGACCGGTCTGGTTATGTTTACGTCCCACAGTCAGTTTCGTCCGATTATTACGACACAACGACCGGATGGAAGAGAAACCGATGAGCCTTCTCAAACCTGCTACAGAATTCACCCAGCCCTCGGGTCACATAATTCGTTTTACCTTTACTAGGGGACGACCACCGGTGTGTTCCACCGTCGCGGTGGCTGAAGCATTCCGCGCGGCAGCATTGTCCGCTTTTCATGCAATTACCGGGAGCAGGGACTCGTTCCTGTTGGCGGGCCATCAACCAAATGGCCAACCTGACAAGGGCCATCATCACGCCTACTACTTGCCTCAACCAACTACGGACGGAGCACTTATCGGAATTGTTGTCGTGAGCCCATATCTGCGCTTTTCCGGGGAAGAGTTGGAGGCACTGAGAATTGTGAGGGCACTTCAGTGGAACGGTCCTTCCACCAGGATTTGCCTGGAACTTTCTGATGCCGATGACCAGTGTTTCCGGCAACTTGCGTCCCGGTGGGTTAGCGCAACGCCCTATGTACCGCTGCGTCGATTTTGGGGAACACATGGGAAGCGTCATCTAGCTCCAGAAAACCAGCTTCGCCAGGAATTAGAACAGGTCGCAAATTGCGAGCCCGGGGACATACATCTCGCTCGCTGGGGTGACATTCGCGTGCGGATGGCTAGACGGAACGCGAACAACGGGCTTTCGCTGTCCAATCGACTGGCGTTTACCGGCAAGTTGCATACGGAAAAGCCAATCTGCGGGCCCGTCGCCCTCGGGCACTCCTGCCACTTCGGCCTCGGCCTGTTTGTGCCAGTCACGCTTTCGGCGGATGAACAATGAACAGAAACCGATAGCGGACCCGGGTACAGGCCATCATGATCAGACTCCAAATCAACGACGCTGGGCTCGCTAATGCCCGGGCTTGTGCAGATATCGAGGGATGACTTATCGCGACAGAGCTGAAGGGTCCGCGTCAGCCCCACGGATACAAGCGCTGAGCACAGCAGCGCCGCGCGGTAATCAACCTGGGATTGTCAGTGCGCGGCTGGCCGGCTGATGGGGTATGCCGGTTTGGTGACATAATAAAGGGCGTCAGCGGATGTATTTGATATCTTAAGAATCAATTGGCAACGACATGAAGGATCATTCTCGTCTCCGCAAGCGCAACCGACCTGCGCTCGCGCCCGATGACTTTAAGCGGCGACGGCGCGAACGGAGGATGAAGCTGACATTGCATTCTGAAGGTTCAGTCAGAGGCTGGGGGGAGAAGCACGGGTTCGTGCAGCGGGTGCCCAACGATGCGCATCATTGGATCGTGAGAGACCGGATGTCCGCCGAATGGTGGCCCAGTTGGGCCAAGCTCGCTCTCAACCACGATTATCTCCGCACCTACCACGCGCCGCATTGGCCAGATGTGATTTCGGTGCTCGAACCTTCGCGTCCATCAGAGAAATCCGCACGAGCGCGGACTCGAGCGGTTCATGAGGTGGTACCAGAACTGGCCGTGAAGTGATTCACGGTCATTCGAAATCCTTGCATTAAACCAACTCTGAAGGAAGATGCACGATGACACGTAAGATTGCTGCATGTCCGACGCCGCCCCAAGACCGCAACGCATGGCGGGGATTGGATCGGCTCGAATACGATATTACCCTCGTTACCCCCATGTTCGGCGGAGGTGTCATCCCTGGGGAAGC is a window of Terriglobia bacterium DNA encoding:
- the cas5u6u gene encoding type I-U CRISPR-associated protein Cas5/Cas6, which translates into the protein MSLLKPATEFTQPSGHIIRFTFTRGRPPVCSTVAVAEAFRAAALSAFHAITGSRDSFLLAGHQPNGQPDKGHHHAYYLPQPTTDGALIGIVVVSPYLRFSGEELEALRIVRALQWNGPSTRICLELSDADDQCFRQLASRWVSATPYVPLRRFWGTHGKRHLAPENQLRQELEQVANCEPGDIHLARWGDIRVRMARRNANNGLSLSNRLAFTGKLHTEKPICGPVALGHSCHFGLGLFVPVTLSADEQ